In a single window of the Acipenser ruthenus chromosome 8, fAciRut3.2 maternal haplotype, whole genome shotgun sequence genome:
- the LOC117406626 gene encoding claudin-34-like produces the protein MPYLADTTNLQFASFWLGTVGWILVAVAAGLVEWRIWYVADRTIITAGVAWVGIWQTCFFSDRLVSPGLQLMYCQHISMFDTFAPVEIYVSQVLMVLGILAGAFGKAVSVYTFRNIFFRLNEARSLRITFSFGGALYIFSSVCVVISVGWNMNSVLRNHTIDFPANFYMPSSPSTQEVGSAIYVGISAAILLMFSGIVFLCYTFPERHGPKIRLGDRLESISVSSFNTSHSRYTPSAVSRDDQSSHEHAMDNPAFQSHENISVF, from the coding sequence ATGCCCTACCTTGCGGACACTACTAATTTACAATTTGCCAGTTTTTGGTTAGGTACAGTGGGATGGATCTTGGTAGCAGTAGCAGCCGGACTCGTAGAGTGGAGAATATGGTACGTGGCAGACCGAACCATCATAACCGCTGGGGTGGCCTGGGTTGGCATTTGGCAGACTTGTTTCTTCAGTGACCGGCTGGTGTCTCCTGGGTTGCAGTTGATGTACTGTCAGCATATCAGCATGTTCGACACCTTTGCCCCAGTGGAAATATATGTCTCTCAAGTTCTCATGGTGCTGGGCATACTCGCCGGAGCTTTCGGAAAAGCTGTTTCTGTTTACACTTTTAGAAACATTTTCTTCAGATTGAATGAGGCCAGATCCCTAAGGATTACTTTTTCATTTGGCGGGGCTCTGTATATTTTCTCTAGTGTGTGTGTTGTAATTTCTGTTGGCTGGAATATGAACTCTGTGCTGAGAAACCACACAATAGACTTCCCAGCCAACTTTTACATGCCCTCTTCTCCCTCAACCCAAGAGGTTGGCTCTGCTATTTATGTTGGAATCTCAGCTGCTATTCTGCTGATGTTCAGTGGGATTGTGTTTCTCTGCTACACGTTTCCAGAAAGACATGGTCCCAAAATCCGTCTAGGGGATCGCTTAGAGTCCATCAGTGTGAGTTCATTTAACACTTCCCACTCCAGATATACTCCGTCCGCAGTTAGTCGTGATGATCAAAGCTCTCATGAACATGCCATGGACAATCCAGCTTTTCAGTCCCATGAGAATATATCAGTTTTTTAG